The proteins below come from a single Oncorhynchus tshawytscha isolate Ot180627B linkage group LG22, Otsh_v2.0, whole genome shotgun sequence genomic window:
- the LOC112257653 gene encoding amphoterin-induced protein 1-like, with amino-acid sequence MLPPHRADALPEPSPSASPSASASASASPSPSPSLRRVQVQWALYLSLALLWYPSGAVASTLNCHKTCICASNIVSCSKMNLTTVPTGLPLYTAVLDLSYNDVSRLRAEWTTVKLTKLHNLLLSHNGLHFLSSEAFVYVKHLRYLDLSSNDLRQLDEFIFEPLGQLEVLLLYNNRISQIDRSAFQGLHSLQKLYLSQNMISRFPLELVKDKTRLEKLSLMDISSNRIKVPPIEELQVLPAWIKNGLYFHNNPLICDCSLYSLLAHWHIRRLNSALDFKDEYSCYLPGSQKSRVGVFDLNRDYMNCSTFYEADEEAWLEQTLILRCDTKHRDLSKTWVMPGDVVVMEGLNQTTKVLPDGSLQIGPVKPEDSGTYTCYAVSENLNETLYVLLKVHNFTENGNGEALNTAYTTLVGCLTSVVLVLIYLYLTPCRCFCCPKKNHEDSIHSSMLSTTPSHEDLVNNTDPRHVAFIDPKELGQGLNGKVNPNDGEGDQGEMDEEGGLLGKGRRKKSVAESISSVFSDTPIVV; translated from the exons ATGTTGCCTCCACACAGAGCAGATGCCCTGCCAGAGccctctccatctgcctctccatctgcctctgcctctgcctctgcctctccctctccctctcccagcctgAGGAGGGTCCAGGTTCAATGGGCCTTGTACCTCTCCCTGGCCCTCCTCTGGTACCCGTCTGGGGCGGTAGCCTCAACCCTCAACTGCCACAAGACCTGCATCTGTGCCAGTAATATCGTGAGCTGTTCCAAGATGAACCTGACTACAGTGCCCACTGGCCTGCCTCTCTACACGGCCGTCCTGGACCTCAGCTACAACGACGTCTCCCGGCTGAGGGCTGAGTGGACCACAGTGAAACTCACCAAACTCCACAACCTCCTACTCAGTCACAACGGccttcacttcctctcctccgAGGCCTTTGTCTACGTCAAACACCTGCGCTACCTGGACCTGTCCTCCAACGACCTGCGACAGCTGGACGAGTTCATCTTCGAACCGTTGGGGCAgctggag GTGCTGTTGCTGTACAACAACCGTATATCTCAGATTGACCGCTCAGCCTTCCAGGGTCTCCACAGCCTGCAGAAACTCTACCTGTCCCAGAACATGATCTCACGCTTCCCCCTGGAACTGGTCAAGGACAAGACCCGCCTGGAGAAACTCAGCCTGATGGACATCTCCTCCAACAGGATCAAG GTTCCACCCATTGAGGAGCTGCAGGTGCTGCCTGCCTGGATAAAGAACGGCCTCTACTTCCACAACAACCCTCTGATCTGTGACTGTAGCCTATACAGTCTCCTGGCCCACTGGCACATCCGCCGGCTCAACTCAGCCCTGGACTTTAAAGATGAGTACAGCTGCTATCTCCCCGGGTCCCAGAAAAGCAGGGTGGGGGTCTTCGACCTGAACAGAGACTACATGAACTGTAGTACGTTCTACGAGGCGGACGAGGAAGCTTGGCTGGAACAGACGCTGATCTTGCGCTGTGATACTAAACACAGAGATCTGTCTAAGACCTGGGTGATGCCTGGTGATGTAGTGGTGATGGAAGGCCTTAACCAGACAACCAAGGTGCTTCCTGACGGTAGTCTCCAGATCGGCCCGGTGAAGCCGGAGGACTCGGGGACGTACACATGCTACGCTGTGAGCGAAAACCTCAACGAGACGCTCTACGTGCTGCTCAAG GTGCATAACTTCACGGAGAACGGCAACGGCGAAGCCCTGAACACGGCCTACACCACCCTGGTGGGCTGCCTGACCAGCGTGGTCCTAGTGCTCATCTACCTGTACCTGACCCCCTGCCGATGCTTCTGCTGCCCCAAGAAGAACCACGAGGACTCCATCCACTCCTCCATGCTCAGCACCACACCCAGCCATGAGGACCTGGTCAACAACACTGACCCAAGGCACGTGGCCTTCATCGACCCCAAGGAGCTGGGACAGGGGCTGAACGGGAAGGTGAACCCCAACGATGGGGAGGGGgaccagggagagatggatgaggagggagggttactggggaagggaaggaggaagaagTCTGTGGCTGAGTCTATTAGTTCTGTCTTCTCTGACACCCCCATAGTGGTCTGA